The following are encoded in a window of Hemicordylus capensis ecotype Gifberg chromosome 12, rHemCap1.1.pri, whole genome shotgun sequence genomic DNA:
- the LOC128336250 gene encoding extracellular calcium-sensing receptor-like: MGEQVVFDRFGDVTGNYSIINWHLSPEDSSIVFEEVGHYNVNAKNGERLFINEDKILWNGFSREVPFSNCSRDCLPGTRKGIIEGQPTCCFECVECTDGEISDETDPSNREKCSEDSWSNENHTVCIPKQIEFLSWTEPFGIALTLFAVLGIFLTSFVLGVFTRFRNTPIVKATNRELSYLLLFSFLCCFSSSLFFIGEPQDWNCRLRQPAFGISFVLCISCILVKTNRVLLVFEAKIPTSLHRKWWGLNLQFLLVFLCTFVQIVICVIWLYTAPPSSFRNHELEDEIIFITCNEGSLMALGFLIGYTCLLAAICFFFAFKSRKLPENFNEAKFITFSMLIFFIVWISFIPAYASTYGKFVSAVEVIAILAASFGLLACIFFNKVYIILFKPSSNTIEEVRCSTAAHAFKVAARATLWRSNVSRKRSNSLGGSTGSTPSSSISSKSNHENPFAQPTPIEQQPPPPHGCKQKVSFGGGTVTLSLSFEEHQKNAVANRNAKHRNSLEAQNSDDSLMRHKALLPLQSSEPLGTEPNFQAPSNQDTNAQEPVLGETKEGRQNLEEEQPPLSATYLQSFVGSDSVIENTIHS, from the exons ATGGGAGAGCAAGTGGTTTTTGATAGGTTTGGGGACGTAACAGGGAATTACTCAATTATCAATTGGCACCTGTCACCAGAGGACAGCTCCATAGTGTTTGAGGAGGTTGGACACTACAATGTTAACGCCAAGAATGGAGAGAGGTTATTTATCAATGAAGACAAGATTTTGTGGAACGGATTCTCCAGAGAG GTGCCATTCTCTAACTGTAGCAGAGACTGCTTGCCAGGCACAAGGAAAGGCATTATTGAGGGACAGCCTACCTGTTGCTTCGAATGTGTTGAATGCACGGATGGAGAGATCAGTGACGAGACAG ATCCCAGTAATCGTGAGAAGTGTTCTGAAGACTCCTGGTCCAATGAGAACCATACTGTTTGCATTCCCAAGCAAATCGAGTTTTTGTCTTGGACAGAGCCATTTGGCATTGCTCTCACTCTTTTTGCAGTGCTAGGCATTTTCCTAACCTCATTTGTCCTGGGAGTCTTTACCAGATTTCGGAACACACCCATCGTCAAGGCTACCAACCGCGAACTTTCTTACCTTCTCCTCTTTTCCTTCTTGTGCTGCTTTTCCAGCTCCCTTTTTTTCATTGGCGAACCCCAGGACTGGAACTGCCGCTTGCGGCAGCCGGCCTTTGGCATCAGCTTTGTCCTCTGCATCTCATGCATTCTGGTGAAGACTAATCGTGTCCTCCTGGTCTTTGAGGCCAAGATTCCCACAAGCCTCCATCGCAAGTGGTGGGGCCTTAACCTTCAGTTCCTCCTGGTCTTCCTCTGCACTTTTGTGCAGATAGTCATCTGCGTCATCTGGCTTTATACAGCTCCCCCCTCCAGCTTTCGCAATCATGAGCTGGAGGATGAGATCATCTTTATCACCTGCAACGAAGGCTCCTTGATGGCACTGGGCTTCCTGATTGGCTACACCTGCCTCCTGGCTGCCATCTGCTTCTTCTTTGCTTTCAAGTCCCGCAAGCTGCCTGAAAACTTCAATGAGGCCAAATTCATCACTTTCAGCATGctgattttcttcattgtctggaTCTCTTTCATCCCAGCCTATGCCAGTACCTATGGCAAGTTTGTTTCTGCTGTGGAGGTGATCGCTATCCTGGCTGCCAGCTTTGGGCTCTTGGCTTGCATCTTCTTCAACAAGGTCTACATCATCCTCTTCAAGCCCTCGAGCAACACCATCGAGGAGGTGCGCTGCAGTACCGCTGCCCACGCATTCAAAGTAGCAGCCAGGGCCACGCTGTGGCGCAGCAACGTGTCTCGCAAGAGGTCCAACAGTCTCGGTGGCTCCACAGGCTCCACCCCCTCCTCATCCATCAGTAGCAAAAGCAACCATGAGAACCCCTTTGCCCAGCCAACTCCTAttgagcagcagccgccgccgccgcatggATGTAAGCAAAAAGTGAGCTTTGGAGGTGGGACGGTCACTTTGTCGCTGAGCTTCGAGGAGCACCAGAAGAATGCAGTAGCCAACAGAAACGCAAAGCACAGGAACTCTTTGGAAGCCCAAAACAGTGATGATAGCCTCATGCGGCATAAAGCACTGCTTCCTCTGCAGTCCAGTGAGCCACTAGGCACCGAGCCCAATTTCCAGGCACCCTCAAATCAAGACACCAATGCACAGGAACCAGTATTGGGAGAAACCAAGGAAGGAAGACAGAACTTAGAAGAAGAGCAGCCTCCCTTGTCAGCCACATACTTGCAGAGTTTTGTAGGCAGTGACTCTGTCATAGAGAATACCATCCATTCTTAA